The following proteins come from a genomic window of Nicotiana tomentosiformis chromosome 12, ASM39032v3, whole genome shotgun sequence:
- the LOC104084942 gene encoding protein SYM1-like, whose protein sequence is MGLNFLTSLAKRTIIQHSKRCFTSKNSVSRIWTDSHSCTNNFKTTTIPTTPSSFSSLFILRKSYSSASSKTQLGFLRWYLGALESRPIITKSVSSAIIYAAADLTSQMITMSPSDSLDIIRTLRMAGFGLLILGTAQHHWFNFMGRVLPNRDIVSTLKKLLMGQLAFGPVINSVFFSFNAALQGENGEEIAARLKRDLLPTMMNGLMYWPFCDFLTYKVIPVHLQPLANSAFAYAWSIYLTYVASLKKAVAV, encoded by the exons ATGGGACTTAATTTTCTAACAAGCTTAGCTAAACGCACCATAATTCAACATTCAAAACGCTGCTTCACTTCCAAGAATTCAGTTTCCAGAATATGGACTGATTCTCATTCTTGTACTAACAATTTCAAAACAACTACAATTCCTACAACCCCTTCTTCTTTCTCATCTTTGTTTATTCTTCGAAAATCCTATTCATCTGCCTCTTCAAAAACCCAACTGGGATTTTTGAGATGGTATTTAGGAGCTTTAGAGTCTCGTCCAATTATTACAAAAAGCGTATCCTCTGCTATTATTTATGCTGCTGCTGACCTAACTTCCCAG ATGATTACGATGTCACCTTCAGATTCTTTAGATATAATCAGGACTCTGCGTATGGCTGGCTTTGGACTATTAATTTTAGGAACAGCTCAACATcattggtttaactttatgggGAGGGTATTGCCAAATCGGGATATCGTTAGTACGTTGAAGAAACTGTTGATGGGACAGCTTGCTTTTGGGCCTGTGATTAACTCTGTTTTCTTCTCTTTCAATGCTGCCCTACAAG GTGAGAATGGGGAGGAAATCGCTGCAAGGTTGAAGCGTGACCTGCTCCCAACAATGATGAATGGCCTAATGTACTGGCCGTTTTGTGATTTCCTGACATATAAAGTAATCCCTGTCCATTTGCAG CCATTGGCCAATAGTGCATTCGCATATGCATGGTCGATATATTTGACGTATGTGGCAAGTTTGAAGAAAGCTGTTGCTGTTTAG